One Glycine max cultivar Williams 82 chromosome 3, Glycine_max_v4.0, whole genome shotgun sequence DNA window includes the following coding sequences:
- the LOC100802547 gene encoding ABC transporter B family member 11 — MMSDMMRHENGLQDEELKHDERTEQESSTKVEKREKRQQKEKVETVPYHKLFLFADSTDIILVVVGTIGAIGNGLGMPLMTLLFGELIDSFGNNQFGSDVVKQVSKVCLKFVYLGIGTGLAAFLQVTCWTVTGERQAARIRGLYLKTILRQDIAFFDKETNTGEVIGRMSGDTLLIQDAMGEKVGRFLQLVATFFGGFVIAFIKGWLLTVVMLSVVPLVAAAGATMAFIIGMMATRGQSAYAKASHVVEETIGSIRTVASFTGEKQAVSSYKKFLADAYQSGVHEGFVGGMGLGVVMLVMFCGYALSVWFGAKMIMEKGYSAGAVVNVFVAVLNASMSLGQASPSISAFAAGQAAAYKMFQTIERKPEIDAYDPNGKILEDIHGEIHLRDVYFSYPARPEELIFNGFSLHIPSGTTAALVGQSGSGKSTVISLIERFYDPQAGEVLIDGTNVKEFQLRWIRGKIGLVSQEPVLFASSIKDNIAYGKEGAMVEEIRAAAELANAAKFIDKLPQGLDTMVGEHGTQLSGGQKQRIAIARAILKDPRILLLDEATSALDAESERIVQEALDRIMVNRTTVIVAHRLSTVRNADMIAVIHRGKMVEKGTHVELTKDPEGAYSQLIHLQEGNKESEETRDNQNKRELSSESFTKLSQRRSLRRSGSSMGNSSRHSFSVSFGLPIGVNIPDPELEYSQPQEKSPEVPLRRLASLNKPEIPVLLIGCVAAIANGTIFPIFGVLLSSVIKTFFKPFPEMKKDSKFWALMFVTLGFGSLLAIPARSYFFAMAGSKLIRRIRLICFEKVINMEVGWFDEPEHSSGAIGARLSADAASVRALVGDALGLLVQNIATALAGLIIAFVASWQLAFILLVLVPLIGINGYIQMKFMKGSNADAKMMYEEASQVANDAVGSIRTVASFCAEEKVMELYRKKCEGPMQAGIRQGLISGTGFGVSFFLLFSVYATNFYAGARFVEAGKASFTDVFRVFFALTMASIGISQSSSLAPDSNKAKIATASIFSIIDGKSKIDPSDEFGDTVDSVKGEIQIRHVSFKYPSRPDIQIFRDLSLTIHSGKTVALVGESGSGKSTVIALLQRFYDPDSGQITLDGIEIQNLKLKWLRQQMGLVSQEPVLFNATIRANIAYGKKGNETEAEIITAAKLANAHGFISGLQQGYDTVVGERGIQLSGGQKQRVAIARAIIKSPKILLLDEATSALDAESERVVQDALDKVMVSRTTVVVAHRLSTIKNADVIAVVKNGVIVEKGRHETLINIKDGFYASLVQLHTSATTA; from the exons ATGATGTCTGATATGATGAGGCATGAGAATGGCCTGCAAGATGAAGAGCTTAAACATGATGAGAGGACAGAACAAGAGAGCAGCACAAAggtggaaaagagagaaaagagacaacaaaaagaaaaggttgaAACAGTTCCTTATCATAAGCTGTTCTTATTTGCTGACTCCACTGACATcattttggtggttgttggCACCATTGGGGCCATTGGAAATGGTCTTGGGATGCCTCTCATGACATTGCTGTTCGGGGAACTGATTGATAGCTTTGGCAATAACCAATTTGGCTCCGACGTTGTCAAACAAGTTTCCaag GTCTGTCTGAAATTTGTATACTTAGGAATAGGCACCGGTTTAGCTGCTTTCCTCC AAGTGACTTGCTGGACGGTCACAGGAGAAAGACAGGCTGCAAGAATAAGGGGCTTGTATTTGAAAACTATACTAAGACAGGATATTGCTTTCTTTGATAAGGAAACTAACACCGGAGAAGTGATAGGGAGGATGTCAGGTGACACTCTTCTCATACAAGATGCCATGGGTGAGAAG GTTGGGAGATTTCTGCAGCTAGTAGCAACATTCTTTGGGGGCTTTGTGATAGCATTTATCAAAGGATGGCTTCTAACTGTTGTCATGTTATCCGTTGTTCCACTTGTTGCTGCTGCAGGGGCTACTATGGCCTTTATCATAGGAATGATGGCAACTCGAGGTCAAAGCGCATATGCAAAAGCTTCACATGTAGTTGAAGAGACAATAGGTTCAATAAGAACT GTTGCATCCTTTACGGGAGAAAAGCAAGCAGTGTCTAGTTACAAGAAATTTCTTGCAGATGCTTATCAATCAGGAGTTCATGAAGGTTTCGTTGGTGGAATGGGTCTTGGCGTAGTTATGTTAGTTATGTTCTGTGGATATGCTTTGTCTGTATGGTTTGGTGCAAAGATGATAATGGAAAAAGGATATAGTGCGGGTGCAGTGGTCAATGTGTTTGTTGCTGTGTTAAATGCTTCCAT GTCTCTTGGCCAGGCATCTCCTTCCATTAGTGCTTTTGCTGCAGGTCAAGCAGCAGCTTATAAAATGTTTCAGACAATTGAGAGAAAGCCAGAGATAGATGCTTATGACCCAAACGGAAAAATATTAGAGGATATTCACGGTGAAATTCATTTAAGGGATGTTTATTTCAGTTATCCAGCCAGACCTGAGGAGTTGATATTCAATGGATTCTCTCTTCATATACCTAGTGGCACTACTGCAGCTTTAGTAGGACAAAGTGGAAGTGGGAAGTCAACAGTTATCAGTTTAATTGAAAGATTCTATGATCCACAGGCAGGTGAAGTTCTTATTGATGGAACTAATGTAAAAGAGTTTCAGCTAAGATGGATCAGAGGAAAAATTGGCCTTGTCAGCCAGGAGCCAGTGTTGTTTGCATCTAGCATTAAGGATAATATTGCTTATGGAAAAGAGGGAGCGATGGTTGAAGAGATAAGAGCTGCAGCAGAACTTGCAAATGCTGCTAAATTCATTGACAAACTGCCACAG GGATTGGACACAATGGTTGGTGAGCATGGAACTCAACTATCAGGTGGACAGAAGCAGCGCATTGCCATTGCAAGAGCAATCCTGAAAGATCCAAGAATTCTACTTCTAGATGAAGCAACAAGTGCACTTGATGCAGAGTCAGAAAGAATAGTACAAGAAGCTCTAGACAGGATCATGGTCAACAGAACTACTGTTATTGTTGCACATCGTCTGAGCACAGTGAGAAATGCCGATATGATCGCGGTAATTCATAGAGGGAAAATGGTTGAGAAAG GAACACACGTAGAATTAACCAAGGATCCTGAGGGTGCTTACTCTCAACTTATACATCTGCAAGAGGGAAACAAGGAATCAGAAGAAACAAGAGACAATCAAAACAAGAGGGAACTTTCCTCAGAATCCTTTACAAAGTTGAGTCAAAGGCGGTCACTTCGAAGATCAGGATCATCTATGGGGAACAGTAGCCGCCACTCTTTTTCAGTTTCATTTGGTTTACCTATAGGAGTTAACATCCCTGATCCTGAACTTGAATACTCACAGCCTCAAGAAAAATCACCAGAAGTTCCACTCCGGCGCCTTGCTTCCCTCAACAAGCCAGAGATTCCAGTGCTTCTGATTGGATGTGTAGCTGCCATAGCAAATGGTACCATATTTCCAATATTTGGCGTGCTGCTCTCCAGTGttatcaaaacattttttaaaccaTTTCCTGAGATGAAAAAGGATTCCAAGTTTTGGGCACTCATGTTTGTGACCCTTGGATTTGGATCTTTACTGGCAATTCCAGCCCGAAGTTACTTTTTCGCTATGGCTGGCAGTAAGTTAATCCGACGTATCAGGCTCATTTGTTTTGAGAAGGTGATCAACATGGAGGTTGGTTGGTTCGATGAGCCTGAACACTCGAGTGGTGCAATTGGTGCAAGGCTCTCAGCAGATGCTGCATCCGTGCGTGCCCTTGTTGGTGATGCTTTAGGTCTATTGGTTCAAAACATAGCAACAGCATTGGCAGGTTTGATTATTGCTTTCGTTGCGAGCTGGCAATTGGCATTTATTCTTCTTGTCTTGGTTCCCCTCATTGGAATAAATGGTTACATTCAAATGAAATTCATGAAGGGATCCAATGCAGATGCAAAG ATGATGTATGAGGAAGCAAGCCAAGTTGCTAATGATGCAGTTGGAAGCATAAGAACAGTAGCTTCTTTCTGTGCTGAGGAGAAAGTTATGGAACTATACAGGAAGAAATGCGAAGGTCCCATGCAAGCGGGGATACGACAAGGCTTGATAAGTGGAACAGGATTTGGAGTTTCATTTTTCTTGCTCTTCAGTGTCTATGCAACCAATTTCTATGCTGGAGCCAGATTTGTGGAAGCTGGCAAGGCATCATTCACAGATGTTTTTAGG GTTTTCTTTGCTTTAACTATGGCATCTATTGGAATTTCCCAATCAAGCTCCCTTGCTCCTGATTCTAACAAAGCCAAGATAGCCACTGCTTCCATATTCAGTATAATTGATGGGAAATCGAAGATAGATCCAAGTGATGAGTTTGGTGACACGGTGGATAGTGTAAAAGGAGAAATACAGATTCGACATGTAAGTTTTAAGTATCCATCTAGACCAGATATACAAATTTTTCGAGACTTAAGCTTGACTATCCATTCAGGCAAG ACGGTGGCCCTTGTTGGTGAAAGTGGGAGTGGGAAATCCACAGTGATTGCCTTGTTACAGAGATTTTATGATCCTGATTCTGGTCAAATTACACTTGATGGGATAGAAATTCAGAATTTAAAACTCAAGTGGTTGAGGCAGCAGATGGGACTTGTAAGCCAAGAGCCAGTCTTGTTCAATGCCACCATTCGTGCCAATATTGCATATGGAAAGAAAGGTAATGAAACTGAAGCAGAAATCATAACTGCAGCAAAACTAGCCAATGCACATGGGTTTATTAGTGGTTTACAACAG GGTTATGATACAGTAGTGGGAGAAAGGGGAATCCAACTATCTGGTGGGCAGAAACAAAGGGTGGCCATTGCACGTGCAATAATTAAAAGTCCAAAGATATTGCTACTGGATGAGGCCACAAGTGCACTAGATGCTGAGTCAGAGAGAGTTGTTCAAGATGCCTTAGACAAAGTGATGGTGAGCAGGACCACTGTGGTTGTGGCTCATCGTTTATCTACAATAAAAAATGCAGATGTGATTGCAGTGGTAAAAAATGGAGTAATAGTCGAGAAAGGGAGGCATGAGACACTCATTAACATCAAGGATGGATTTTATGCTTCATTGGTCCAACTTCATACAAGTGCTACAACAGCATGA